ATCCGTGCCGTGGCCAGACCGGTGCTCCGGCACAGGCTCGTAACGAACTTTCATGCCGAAGCCGATGGAGTGACGACTGAAGATCTCGTCGGCCGCCTGCTGGAATCTGTGCGGCCCTGAGACCAGGGATTGAAACGCGGGGCAGCATACTGATGTCACCAGATAAAAGACAGATCAGTGAATTTCTCCGGCCGGAGGTCGTAGGCAGGCTGGCAAACATGGATCTACGTGCCCGCCTGATCGTGGAGGGATTCATAGCAGGACTGCACAGGTCGCCCTATCACGGATTCTCCGTGGAGTTCGCCGAGTACAGGCAGTACAATGATGGAGAATCGGTCAGGGACATAGACTGGAAGATATACGCTCGGACAGACAGATACTACACGAAGATATTCGAGGACGAGACAAATCTCAAAGCGACCCTGTTGCTGGACAGAAGCGCGTCGATGGATTTTGGAACCGGGTGGGGCACGAAGCTCAATTACGGTGCTCTGCTCTGCGCCGCGCTGGCCTACCTTATGATAAAACAGAGGGACGCGGTCGGGTTGGCCCTCTTCGATGAGAAGATAAACACGATCATCCCGCATCGTTCGATAAGGAGACACCTCTTTTTTCTGATGAAAGAACTCGAGGGTGTGACTCCGGGAGCAAGGACAGAGATAAGCTCGACCCTGCATGAGATGGCGGAGAGGATCAGGCGCAGAGGTCTTATAGTCCTGGTCAGCGATCTTTTCGATGATCCGGAATCGATAATGAACGGACTGAAACATTTCAGGCACAGGGGCCACGAGATCGTTCTTTTTCATATTCTTGACCCCATGGAGATGTCCCTGGATTACGATGGTGAAGTGACCTTCGTCGACAGGGAGACAGGCGAGAAGATGAGGACCCAGCCATGGTTCATAAAGACCGGGTACAGCAAGGACATGGGGGCATGGCTTGAGCTGCTGGAAAATGGCTGCAAGAAGAACGCGATCGATTATAACCGGGTCAAGACTGATACTCCTTTCGACAAGGCGCTGGTGTCCTACCTCAACAAGAGACGCAGGATGAGGTAGATGAATTTTCTTAATCCCATATTTCTGATCCTTGTGAGTGGGGCCGCGGTCCCACTTATCATCCACCTTTTCAGCAGGAAACGGATCCCCGAGGTGCAGTTCAGCACATTGATGTTTCTGCGGCAGTCTGACCGCCGGTCGATGCGAAGAGTGAATCTGCGACGCCTCCTGCTTCTGTTACTGAGGATGGCCGCGATAGCTCTGGCCGCGATGGCCTTCGCGAGGCCGGTGATAACCGGCCGGCTCGCTGCTCTTTTTCCAGGGGAGGAACCGGGAGCGGTGTGCATCCTTCTTGACCGTAGCTACAGTATGGGTATGGCGGGGGCTGGAGGGACGGTCTTCGATCGGGCGAAGGAGCGCGTGATGGAGATTGCCGAAATGCTCGGGGAAGAGGATGAGGTGACGCTGATCCTTTTCGACGAGAGCGCGGTGAAAGTGTTCACCGGGGAGAGGTTCGGCGCCGCTGCGATGGACATCATCGAAAACGAGACCCCATCCTGCCTTGGAACAGATCTTGGAGCGGGAGTAAGGCGAGCGGTGGAACACCTCGCTTCGCACAGGAGGGAAAAGAAGGAACTATATATAATATCCGATTTTCAGAAGAGCGCGTTGAGGGAGGGATCTTCTTCTCTCCACTTCCAGGAAGGGCCGGTTATCAGGACATTTCTATTGCCTGTCGGTGTCGCGGAAGAAGCTAATGTATCGATATATGAAGTGAGGACTCCACAAGTCCCTGTCCACAGGGGGGAGACCGCCACGGTCGGAATCTCGATGAGAAACCATTCCCCCGTCTCGGAGGCAAGATTTCCCCTGCGGGTCTCTTTTGGGGAAAGACTTGTCTTTGAAAGGGAAGTGACGATCGCACCCGGGGCGACCTCCGAGACGAGGATCGAACTCCAGGCCGAAGAGATCGGATGGATAAAGGGTGTAGTCAGAAAGGGGCCGGACCGGTTGGGCACGGATGACACTAGATATTTTACGGTTCGATCCAGGGAAAAGATAAAGGTGATCCTCCTGGCAGGGGACGGGTCGATGTTCCTTCGTGAGGCCCTGAGCCCGGAGGATGCTGACAGCGACATGGAGGTCGAAACAAGCAGCTGGAACCGGCTGACGACCGGGGACCTTGAATCAGCCGGTGCCCTGGTGATAGGACCCGGGGAAAAACCGGAAAGGACGGATCTGGCCACGGTGAAGAGATTTGTCGAAAGAGGCGGAAGAGTAGTCGTTTTCCTGGCAGAAGAGACACGCGTGGTGGCGGAGGCCCTGAGCCGACAGGAGCCATCGATCAGGTTCGGTGTAGAAGAATCCTGGCAGACACTGAAAGATCCCGGATCAGTTCCCTCGTTCCTGTCTCCCTTCAGCAGAGAAGACCTTGCCGCTCTTTCCGGTCTGCGCTTTTCGCCAGCGGTCAGGATAACCGGGATACATCCAGAAGATGTCCTGCTTTCTTTCAGGTCAGGGAATCCATTCATATGGAGGGAAAGGTTTGATGAGGGGGCGGTTCTGTTCATCGCGGCAGACCCGCGGCCGGATGGAGGAGACCTTGTACTTTCACCGCTTTTTCTCCCGCTGGTCCATCAGGCTGTGATGGCGATGCTTCCCGGGAGCCCCGAAGGTGACGGGTCAGCGGTGGGAAGGGAAATGGTCCTTGAAGTAAAGCCCGGGATGTCTTATGAAGTGGTTCTTCCCGGAGGCGCATCCGAAAGAACGGCGAAGACGGGAATCGGCAGAGAGTTGTTGCTGCCGCGAGCCATGCATCCCGGATTCATCGATATATACGAAGAAGGCCGGCTCTACCAGGCGCTGGCGGTCAATCCTGACGCCGAACGGGAATCCCGGGGCGTTCTCATGGACGCAAGGGAGGCTGCCGATTCCCTCGGGCTGCGGGATTACGCAGTTTTGAACGATGATGACAAAGCCGGGAGCGGTCTACGAACCGCAAGAGAGGGCAGAGAGATCTCCTCCTGGCTGGCTGCTGCCGCGATAGCTCTGCTCGTCGCAGAGTTGTTTATCGCTCAGCGAAGAAGGGTGATGTGATGTGGGACTATCTTAAAGACAGGATCGCCGGACTTCCTGCTTTCGAGGGCCTCGAAAAGAGACTCGAACAGGATTCGGGGAGGATCCCTGTAGCAGGACTGGCGGGGAGTTCGCAGGCGCTTGTCCTGTCGACCCTTCTGCGCGGAAAACATGGGCCTGTGATAGTCATCACCACCGATCCGGTCAGCGCCAGGGACATGGAATGGGAGCTTTCTTCGTTCGGTGTCGAGAAGGTCGTAGCCTATCCGGAAGATGAGATCCTGCCGTACGATTATCACGATCCCGACCGGAACCTTACAGGGATGCAGATGACGGCGCTGGAATCTGTCCTGGACGGCAGTTGCGAGGTCCTTGTCTGTACGATGCGCTCCCTTTTGAAAAAGATCTTCGCGCCCAGGCTGTTCAGGTCACTTGTCTTCGAAGTCGAACAGGACCGGGAATATGATATTTATGAACTGGCGGACAGGCTGGTCCAGCTCGGGTACGAACGTCACGAGATCGTGGAGGCGAAAGGTCATTTTGCGATACGCGGAGCGATCCTGGATATCTTCGAGGTTGGATCGCCCGATCCCGTCAGGATCGAGTTCGATGGCGACAGCGCCTTCTCGCTCAGAGATTTCGATGTCGAGACCCAGCGCTCGACCGACCCGCGGTCCTCGGTAAGGATAAGGCCCTTTCATCATATTGCCCCCGATGCCGAGGGGCTTGCCAAGCTGAGAGATTTTCTTGCCGGCATCCCGGAAGAGTTCGACCGTGAAGAGAGAGCAAGGATGATGGTGGTCGCCGAAAGACTTGAAAGCGGCCTGCATTTCTACGGGATGGAACATTACGCGGCGGTCGTACACGACGTCGTGCCGATATTCGAATATTTTCGACAGGCGCCGATGATCGTCACCTGCTGTGAC
The sequence above is drawn from the Candidatus Latescibacterota bacterium genome and encodes:
- a CDS encoding DUF58 domain-containing protein; its protein translation is MSPDKRQISEFLRPEVVGRLANMDLRARLIVEGFIAGLHRSPYHGFSVEFAEYRQYNDGESVRDIDWKIYARTDRYYTKIFEDETNLKATLLLDRSASMDFGTGWGTKLNYGALLCAALAYLMIKQRDAVGLALFDEKINTIIPHRSIRRHLFFLMKELEGVTPGARTEISSTLHEMAERIRRRGLIVLVSDLFDDPESIMNGLKHFRHRGHEIVLFHILDPMEMSLDYDGEVTFVDRETGEKMRTQPWFIKTGYSKDMGAWLELLENGCKKNAIDYNRVKTDTPFDKALVSYLNKRRRMR
- a CDS encoding BatA domain-containing protein — protein: MNFLNPIFLILVSGAAVPLIIHLFSRKRIPEVQFSTLMFLRQSDRRSMRRVNLRRLLLLLLRMAAIALAAMAFARPVITGRLAALFPGEEPGAVCILLDRSYSMGMAGAGGTVFDRAKERVMEIAEMLGEEDEVTLILFDESAVKVFTGERFGAAAMDIIENETPSCLGTDLGAGVRRAVEHLASHRREKKELYIISDFQKSALREGSSSLHFQEGPVIRTFLLPVGVAEEANVSIYEVRTPQVPVHRGETATVGISMRNHSPVSEARFPLRVSFGERLVFEREVTIAPGATSETRIELQAEEIGWIKGVVRKGPDRLGTDDTRYFTVRSREKIKVILLAGDGSMFLREALSPEDADSDMEVETSSWNRLTTGDLESAGALVIGPGEKPERTDLATVKRFVERGGRVVVFLAEETRVVAEALSRQEPSIRFGVEESWQTLKDPGSVPSFLSPFSREDLAALSGLRFSPAVRITGIHPEDVLLSFRSGNPFIWRERFDEGAVLFIAADPRPDGGDLVLSPLFLPLVHQAVMAMLPGSPEGDGSAVGREMVLEVKPGMSYEVVLPGGASERTAKTGIGRELLLPRAMHPGFIDIYEEGRLYQALAVNPDAERESRGVLMDAREAADSLGLRDYAVLNDDDKAGSGLRTAREGREISSWLAAAAIALLVAELFIAQRRRVM